In one window of Armatimonadota bacterium DNA:
- a CDS encoding homocysteine biosynthesis protein, translating to MPKTYAEINDRIRRGEAVVVTAEEMIDVVKEKGAKEAAKQVDVVTTGTFGAMCSSGAFINIGHAKPRIKLGGGRVTLNGVTAYAGLAAVDLYIGATALGEDDPRNQVFPGEFKYGGGHVIEELVAGKDIRLEAVAYGTDCYPRKRLATWINIADLNEAFLFNPRNGYQNYNVAVNVSDKTIYTYMGVLKPRLGNANYCSAGQLSPLLNDPTYRTIGMGTRIFLGGGVGYVTGKGTQHNPVAPRTDNQVPRAGAGTMAVTGDLKSMSAEWLRGASFQGYGGTLVVGLGIPIPILDEELAERTAVSDADIKAQVIDYSEAYPTVQPGSLAEVSYTDLKSGAIDVNGKRIETVPLSSYPMAKQIAETLKNWVASGQFLLGEPAEALPGPDSGYAFKLLNERPVED from the coding sequence ATGCCTAAGACATACGCTGAGATAAATGACCGCATACGCCGCGGTGAAGCTGTCGTCGTCACCGCGGAAGAGATGATTGACGTCGTCAAGGAGAAAGGCGCCAAAGAGGCAGCCAAACAGGTGGATGTCGTGACCACCGGCACCTTCGGCGCCATGTGCTCCAGCGGCGCGTTCATCAATATCGGACACGCCAAACCACGCATCAAGCTCGGCGGCGGCCGCGTGACGCTTAACGGCGTCACCGCCTACGCCGGCCTGGCCGCAGTGGACCTCTACATCGGCGCCACCGCCCTCGGCGAGGACGACCCGCGCAACCAGGTCTTCCCCGGCGAATTCAAGTACGGAGGCGGCCACGTCATTGAGGAACTAGTCGCGGGCAAGGATATCCGCCTCGAGGCCGTCGCCTACGGCACCGACTGCTATCCGCGCAAGCGCCTCGCGACGTGGATCAACATCGCCGACCTCAACGAGGCGTTCCTGTTCAACCCGCGCAACGGGTACCAGAACTACAACGTCGCCGTCAACGTGAGCGATAAGACCATTTACACCTATATGGGCGTGCTCAAGCCGCGACTCGGCAACGCCAACTACTGCAGCGCCGGTCAGCTCTCGCCGCTGCTTAACGATCCGACCTATCGCACGATCGGCATGGGCACGAGGATCTTCCTCGGCGGCGGCGTCGGTTACGTCACGGGCAAGGGCACGCAGCACAACCCGGTTGCCCCTCGTACCGACAACCAGGTGCCCCGCGCGGGCGCGGGTACGATGGCCGTCACCGGGGACCTCAAGAGCATGAGCGCCGAGTGGCTGCGCGGCGCCTCGTTCCAGGGCTACGGCGGCACCCTCGTCGTCGGACTCGGGATTCCGATCCCGATACTCGACGAGGAACTAGCCGAGCGGACTGCGGTCAGCGACGCCGACATCAAGGCCCAGGTCATAGACTACAGCGAGGCCTATCCGACGGTGCAGCCCGGCAGCCTCGCGGAGGTCAGCTACACCGACCTGAAGTCCGGCGCGATTGACGTCAACGGGAAGCGGATCGAGACCGTGCCGCTGTCCAGCTACCCGATGGCGAAGCAGATCGCCGAGACGCTGAAGAACTGGGTCGCGTCGGGGCAATTCCTGCTTGGCGAGCCGGCGGAAGCGCTGCCCGGCCCGGATTCCGGCTACGCCTTCAAGCTGCTCAACGAGCGGCCCGTCGAGGACTGA
- a CDS encoding amidohydrolase family protein has product MDFWDCNCMVGRFGQPLPGQFHSADDLEAELERCGIARALVFHALGKELDPATGNAALADDLADGKRFVPCWVVMPHHTDEMPPAEELCERMAEQGVRAARVFPQAHGYSLAEWCSGELLTALERRRIPVFVDHDETNWDAVNSVCAAHPDLPFVLLRPNYRVHRSLYPLLERHPNLHIEIGIFVAHDALADCARRYGAERMLFGSALPHYTPGGPIANIMYSELSDADKALVAGGNLRRLLGEA; this is encoded by the coding sequence ATGGATTTCTGGGACTGCAACTGCATGGTCGGGCGCTTCGGGCAGCCGCTGCCCGGCCAGTTCCACAGCGCGGATGACCTGGAAGCCGAACTCGAGCGCTGCGGCATCGCGCGCGCGCTGGTGTTCCACGCGCTCGGCAAGGAACTGGACCCGGCGACCGGCAACGCGGCGCTCGCCGACGACCTGGCGGACGGCAAACGGTTCGTTCCCTGCTGGGTCGTCATGCCGCACCACACCGACGAAATGCCGCCGGCGGAAGAACTGTGCGAGCGCATGGCGGAGCAGGGCGTGCGCGCGGCGCGCGTGTTCCCCCAGGCCCATGGTTACAGCCTCGCCGAATGGTGCAGCGGGGAGTTGCTGACGGCGCTGGAACGGCGACGGATACCGGTGTTCGTGGATCACGATGAGACGAATTGGGATGCCGTGAACTCCGTCTGCGCCGCACACCCCGATCTGCCGTTTGTCCTGCTGCGGCCGAATTACCGCGTGCATCGCTCGCTGTACCCGCTGCTCGAACGCCACCCGAACCTGCACATCGAGATCGGCATCTTCGTGGCGCATGACGCGCTGGCGGACTGCGCCCGCCGCTACGGAGCCGAACGCATGCTGTTCGGCTCCGCCCTGCCGCATTACACGCCGGGAGGCCCGATCGCGAACATCATGTACTCCGAGCTGTCCGACGCGGACAAGGCGCTCGTCGCGGGCGGCAACCTGCGGCGGCTGCTGGGGGAAGCGTGA
- a CDS encoding exo-alpha-sialidase: MTIERTVLIPLQNGVGIEQVNTCYAQRAGLRLFQVYALTAGDDAFGAFYQRTSDDNGRTWSQPTALFEPEQTQDGIVRRGESALFLDEERDALIHVYNHALYPAGHFTGDVERFTRVFVRISRDGGRTFGPDAQVVEKRFDPEHWASEIVYGWNSMPISFCAPVKTSDGCLLLPVQRCPLGSDFNNPGAIKWQAGCVIGRWLGDTLEWELNEMVCLPADVSSRGLCEPAIAELSDGALLMICRGSNAGLPDVPGYKWYSMSRDGGCVWSPPAPMTYADGREFFSPATGSRLVRHSRNGRLYWIGNIVPDYPDGNRPRYPLQIAEVDEDKRALISETVRVIEDRRTKDPPLVQFSNFRVYEDRETGEFVLTMARFQERGEHDLNSPAYQYRIPIPG, encoded by the coding sequence ATGACGATCGAGCGAACAGTGCTCATTCCACTGCAGAACGGCGTGGGCATCGAGCAGGTCAACACATGCTACGCGCAGCGCGCCGGCCTGCGGCTGTTCCAGGTCTATGCACTCACAGCCGGCGACGATGCCTTCGGCGCGTTCTACCAGCGCACCAGCGATGACAACGGGCGCACGTGGTCGCAGCCGACCGCGCTCTTCGAGCCGGAGCAGACGCAAGACGGAATCGTGCGCCGCGGCGAAAGCGCCCTCTTCCTCGACGAAGAGAGGGACGCCCTGATCCACGTCTACAACCACGCGCTCTACCCGGCGGGCCATTTCACCGGCGACGTCGAGCGTTTCACACGGGTCTTTGTTCGGATCTCGCGCGACGGCGGGCGGACTTTCGGCCCGGACGCTCAGGTCGTGGAGAAGCGCTTCGACCCCGAGCACTGGGCCTCGGAGATCGTGTACGGGTGGAATAGCATGCCCATTTCCTTCTGCGCGCCGGTCAAGACCAGTGACGGCTGCTTGCTGCTCCCTGTGCAGCGCTGTCCTCTGGGCTCGGACTTCAACAACCCCGGAGCCATCAAGTGGCAGGCCGGCTGCGTCATCGGGCGTTGGCTCGGCGACACGTTGGAATGGGAGTTGAACGAGATGGTCTGCTTGCCCGCGGATGTCTCCTCGCGTGGCCTGTGCGAGCCGGCTATCGCCGAGTTGTCCGACGGCGCACTGCTGATGATTTGCCGGGGGAGCAATGCGGGTCTCCCGGACGTCCCGGGGTACAAGTGGTACTCGATGTCGCGGGACGGCGGCTGCGTGTGGTCGCCGCCCGCGCCCATGACCTATGCCGACGGCCGAGAGTTCTTCTCGCCCGCCACCGGCTCGCGGCTCGTCCGCCATAGCCGGAACGGAAGACTGTACTGGATCGGCAACATCGTGCCGGATTATCCCGACGGCAACCGCCCGCGCTATCCGCTCCAGATCGCCGAAGTAGATGAGGACAAGCGGGCGCTGATATCTGAGACGGTGCGCGTCATCGAGGACCGACGGACGAAGGACCCGCCGCTCGTGCAGTTCTCCAACTTCCGCGTGTACGAAGACCGGGAGACGGGTGAGTTCGTGCTGACCATGGCCCGGTTTCAAGAGCGCGGCGAGCACGACCTCAACTCGCCGGCATACCAGTACCGGATTCCGATCCCTGGGTAG
- a CDS encoding amidohydrolase has translation MPLIDIHTHLGKWGMREEPEMTEGELLRRMDELGISQAVILPLGMTPECFMFPFDTDDVLDVYRRHPDRIIPFCNLDP, from the coding sequence ATGCCACTGATTGACATCCATACGCATCTCGGGAAATGGGGCATGCGCGAAGAGCCGGAGATGACGGAAGGCGAATTGCTCCGCCGCATGGACGAACTGGGCATCTCCCAGGCCGTCATTCTGCCCCTCGGCATGACACCGGAATGCTTCATGTTTCCCTTCGACACCGACGACGTGCTCGACGTATATCGCCGGCATCCCGACCGCATCATCCCGTTCTGCAACCTCGACCCGC
- a CDS encoding 4Fe-4S binding protein codes for MAVNSLESQGKVVIHFPKEKVDKPIICYLTSDYGVMFNILKAAITPEQEGLMVLELLGNADACERGLEYLRGLGLRIQPIAQDIIRIEERCTHCGACLAVCQVGALSIERPSMAVAFEPAQCVVCEQCLTACPTRAMQLQY; via the coding sequence ATGGCAGTGAACTCGTTGGAATCACAGGGCAAGGTCGTCATCCACTTCCCGAAAGAGAAAGTGGACAAGCCCATCATCTGCTACCTGACGAGCGATTACGGCGTCATGTTCAACATCCTCAAGGCGGCCATCACGCCCGAGCAAGAGGGGTTGATGGTGCTTGAGCTGCTGGGCAACGCCGACGCCTGCGAGCGTGGGCTGGAGTACCTGCGCGGACTCGGGCTGCGCATTCAGCCCATCGCGCAGGATATCATCCGCATCGAGGAGCGCTGCACGCACTGCGGCGCATGCCTCGCGGTGTGCCAGGTAGGGGCGCTCAGCATCGAGCGGCCGAGTATGGCGGTCGCCTTTGAGCCCGCCCAGTGCGTCGTCTGCGAGCAGTGTCTCACGGCCTGTCCGACTCGCGCCATGCAGCTCCAGTACTGA
- a CDS encoding arylsulfatase — MRDIGLGALGMVAAERGAVGALQRSRVVARKPNIIFILADDLGYGNLGCYGQKLVKTPELDRMAAEGIRFTQHYAGSTVCAPARCALMTGLHTGHARVRGNARVPLLPEDVTVAEVLKSAGYATGIVGKWGLGEPDTTGVPNRQGFDYWFGYLNQGHAHNYYPDYLWRNEERVEIPGNADGKQGVYSHDLFTDEALDFVTRSKDNPFFLYLAYTIPHANNELSRETGDGMEVPDYGPYAGESWPQVEKGFAAMVTRMDRDVGRLVSLLQEHGIDEDTVILFTSDNGPHREGGHNPEFFNDSGPLRGMKRDLYEGGIRVPMIARWPGKIRPGTVSDQVWAFWDFLPTAAEIAGAEPPAGIDGISMLPALLGKSQKNAEHLYWEFFEGGFQQAVRVGDWKAVRRPPYAGIELYDLANDLREEHNVAMEHPEVVARIAGIMEQARTDSPDFPVPGRQ; from the coding sequence ATGCGCGACATCGGGCTCGGCGCCCTCGGCATGGTTGCTGCGGAGCGTGGGGCCGTGGGCGCACTGCAAAGGAGTAGAGTTGTGGCACGCAAACCGAATATCATCTTCATCCTCGCCGACGATCTGGGTTACGGCAACCTCGGGTGCTACGGCCAGAAGCTCGTCAAGACCCCGGAACTGGATCGGATGGCAGCCGAGGGCATCCGCTTCACCCAGCACTATGCGGGCAGCACGGTCTGCGCTCCCGCGCGCTGTGCCCTCATGACAGGGCTCCACACCGGGCACGCTCGCGTACGCGGCAATGCCCGCGTGCCGCTGCTGCCCGAAGACGTGACCGTCGCCGAAGTGCTCAAGAGCGCGGGTTACGCGACCGGCATCGTGGGCAAGTGGGGCCTCGGCGAGCCGGATACGACCGGTGTTCCAAACCGGCAGGGCTTCGACTACTGGTTCGGCTATCTCAACCAGGGCCATGCCCACAATTACTACCCCGACTACCTGTGGCGCAATGAGGAGCGCGTAGAGATACCCGGCAATGCCGACGGCAAGCAGGGCGTTTATTCTCACGACCTGTTCACCGACGAAGCCCTCGACTTCGTTACTCGCAGCAAGGACAATCCGTTCTTCTTGTACCTCGCATACACCATCCCACACGCGAATAACGAGTTGAGCCGCGAGACGGGCGACGGCATGGAGGTGCCCGACTACGGGCCATATGCCGGTGAGTCGTGGCCGCAAGTGGAGAAGGGATTCGCGGCGATGGTCACGCGCATGGACCGGGACGTCGGCAGACTCGTGTCCCTGCTGCAAGAGCACGGCATTGATGAGGACACGGTGATCCTCTTTACCAGCGACAACGGGCCGCACCGCGAAGGCGGGCATAACCCGGAGTTCTTCAATGACTCGGGCCCCTTGCGCGGGATGAAGCGCGATCTCTACGAAGGCGGGATCCGCGTGCCGATGATCGCGCGCTGGCCCGGGAAGATCAGGCCGGGCACAGTGAGCGACCAGGTCTGGGCGTTCTGGGATTTCCTGCCGACCGCTGCGGAGATTGCAGGCGCTGAGCCGCCGGCGGGGATTGACGGCATTTCGATGCTGCCCGCGCTGCTCGGCAAATCGCAGAAGAACGCCGAGCATCTGTACTGGGAGTTCTTCGAGGGCGGATTCCAGCAGGCAGTGCGGGTGGGCGACTGGAAGGCCGTGCGGCGCCCGCCCTATGCCGGAATCGAACTCTACGACCTTGCCAACGACCTTCGGGAAGAACACAACGTCGCGATGGAACATCCGGAGGTGGTGGCTCGCATCGCCGGCATCATGGAGCAGGCGCGCACGGATTCCCCGGACTTTCCGGTACCGGGGCGGCAGTAG
- a CDS encoding amidohydrolase: MATLLERVRAGDALDDSPVIDAHAHMGQWFAFHVPDGTAAGMIRTMDRMGVKACVASGHAGIGPDFVLGNDEVARGAESFPGRIFGYIVVNPNYSAEEMRAELERCWATGHFVGIKFHASMHSYRTDGERYAPAWEFANERGLPVLSHDGAANFEEPARNYPNAKLLIAHAISSQDMLDAATALALRRPNVYLDICGSPLIYGALEQAVDKVGAERILFGTDLPFIDPRPQVGRVAFAKISEADKLRILGENALALLRLEGRLG; this comes from the coding sequence ATGGCGACATTGCTGGAGCGAGTTCGCGCAGGTGACGCACTCGACGACAGTCCTGTCATTGACGCGCACGCGCACATGGGGCAGTGGTTCGCGTTTCACGTTCCCGACGGCACGGCAGCCGGGATGATCCGCACGATGGACCGCATGGGGGTCAAGGCCTGCGTCGCCTCCGGCCACGCGGGCATCGGGCCGGACTTCGTGCTCGGCAATGACGAGGTAGCGCGCGGCGCGGAATCCTTCCCCGGGCGCATCTTCGGCTACATCGTGGTCAACCCGAACTACTCGGCAGAGGAGATGCGCGCCGAACTGGAGCGGTGCTGGGCGACCGGGCACTTCGTCGGCATCAAGTTCCACGCGAGCATGCACAGCTATCGCACGGACGGGGAGCGGTATGCGCCTGCCTGGGAATTCGCCAACGAGCGCGGGCTGCCGGTGCTGTCACACGACGGCGCGGCGAACTTCGAGGAGCCGGCGCGCAACTACCCGAATGCCAAGCTCCTCATCGCGCACGCGATAAGCTCTCAGGACATGCTGGACGCCGCCACCGCGCTGGCTCTGCGCCGGCCGAACGTGTACCTCGACATCTGCGGCTCGCCGCTGATCTACGGGGCGCTGGAGCAGGCCGTGGACAAGGTCGGCGCGGAGCGGATCCTGTTCGGCACGGATCTGCCGTTTATTGACCCGCGGCCGCAGGTCGGGCGCGTCGCGTTCGCGAAGATATCGGAGGCGGACAAGCTGCGCATCCTGGGGGAGAACGCGCTGGCGCTTCTCAGGCTGGAGGGGCGGCTGGGGTGA
- a CDS encoding M55 family metallopeptidase, translated as MKIYILTDLEGVGGVCLTQHVEAGGALYQEARHLLTQEVNAAVQGAIEGGATEILVRDGHGANGGYNLIFDDLHDGALYMMGSPTDSYLSELDDSFDAMFQLGMHPMAGTMHGVLEHTQSSAAWEEMRANGRPMSEMSFCAAIAGEMGVPCVLVTGDQAVCDEAREVLGPEVELVVTKVGLSRHCAIMKPAAVVREMIREGAHAAMGKVGKVTPLDIGKPVEIAVRFKHVYMADGHKCAGKRRLDSRTIAVTGNTAREAFDNLA; from the coding sequence ATGAAGATCTACATCCTGACGGATCTCGAAGGTGTGGGCGGCGTGTGCTTGACCCAGCACGTGGAGGCGGGCGGCGCGCTGTACCAGGAGGCGCGGCACCTGCTGACGCAGGAGGTCAACGCGGCGGTGCAGGGGGCGATCGAGGGCGGCGCGACCGAGATACTCGTGCGCGACGGGCACGGCGCCAACGGGGGCTACAACTTGATCTTCGACGACCTGCACGACGGCGCGCTGTACATGATGGGATCGCCGACGGATTCGTATCTCAGCGAACTCGATGACAGCTTCGACGCGATGTTCCAACTCGGCATGCACCCCATGGCGGGGACGATGCACGGGGTGCTGGAGCACACGCAGTCGTCCGCGGCGTGGGAGGAAATGCGCGCAAACGGGCGCCCGATGAGCGAGATGAGTTTCTGCGCGGCGATCGCGGGCGAGATGGGCGTGCCGTGCGTACTCGTGACGGGCGACCAGGCGGTGTGTGATGAAGCGCGGGAGGTGCTCGGCCCCGAAGTGGAGTTGGTGGTGACCAAGGTTGGGCTGTCGCGCCACTGCGCGATCATGAAGCCGGCGGCGGTGGTGCGCGAGATGATTCGCGAAGGCGCTCACGCGGCGATGGGCAAGGTCGGCAAGGTCACGCCGCTGGACATCGGCAAGCCGGTGGAGATCGCGGTGCGCTTCAAGCACGTGTACATGGCGGACGGCCACAAGTGCGCGGGCAAGCGCCGCCTGGATTCGCGGACGATCGCCGTCACCGGCAATACCGCCCGCGAGGCATTCGACAACCTGGCGTGA
- a CDS encoding UPF0280 family protein encodes MPEYVERTYRRTASSGLVTFEVKVLQTDLLIAAERDLSEDAREIVRACRGELEAYIKRDPGFKGALRPYRLRDDAPEIARAMAAAAELAGVGPMAAVAGAIAERVGRGLAAHSREVIVENGGDIWLHGNRERTVGVFAGASPVTGKLAVKLDAALM; translated from the coding sequence ATGCCCGAATACGTCGAGCGCACATACCGCCGCACCGCCAGCTCCGGCCTCGTCACCTTCGAGGTCAAGGTGCTGCAGACGGATCTCCTCATCGCCGCCGAGCGCGACCTGTCCGAGGATGCCCGCGAAATTGTCCGCGCCTGCCGCGGCGAGCTCGAGGCGTACATCAAGCGCGACCCGGGATTCAAGGGGGCCCTGCGGCCGTATCGCCTGCGCGACGATGCGCCCGAGATCGCCCGCGCCATGGCTGCGGCTGCGGAACTCGCCGGCGTCGGGCCCATGGCAGCCGTCGCCGGCGCGATCGCGGAACGCGTCGGCCGCGGCCTCGCCGCTCATTCCCGCGAGGTGATCGTCGAAAACGGCGGCGACATCTGGCTCCATGGCAACCGCGAGCGCACCGTCGGCGTGTTCGCGGGCGCTTCGCCCGTCACGGGCAAGCTGGCGGTGAAGCTCGACGCGGCCCTGATG
- a CDS encoding amidohydrolase family protein — MIDIHTHLGRGARRDDAPVDESELLRRLDEFGIDKAVVLARGVSPECAFFHFTNEDVLAACARHADRFVPFCKLDPRNGRNSPDTDFSWVLEHYKATGCRGVGEVSANMLIDDPRCVNMFHHCGAADMPVLFHLVPRVDYGLYGLADDIGLPRLERVLQECPETVFIGHAMAFWAEVASNVEEETRGGYPKGPVAGPGRVPGLLKEYSNLYGDLSAGSGFNAISRDPEFGCRFLEDHQDRLLFGTDICNVNQEVPIVPWLNEARDAGRISPTCYEKLVRGNATQLLGLE; from the coding sequence ATGATTGATATCCACACTCACCTCGGCAGGGGGGCGCGGCGCGACGATGCGCCGGTGGACGAGAGCGAACTCCTACGTCGTCTGGACGAGTTCGGCATCGACAAGGCCGTCGTGCTCGCTCGAGGCGTCAGCCCCGAGTGCGCCTTCTTCCACTTCACCAACGAAGACGTGTTGGCGGCGTGTGCGCGCCACGCCGACCGCTTCGTCCCGTTCTGCAAGCTCGATCCCCGCAACGGCCGGAACTCACCGGATACGGACTTCTCCTGGGTGCTCGAGCATTACAAGGCCACCGGCTGCAGAGGGGTGGGGGAGGTCTCGGCCAACATGCTGATTGACGATCCGCGCTGCGTCAACATGTTCCATCACTGCGGCGCGGCAGACATGCCGGTTCTGTTTCACCTCGTGCCGCGGGTTGACTACGGGCTGTACGGGCTGGCGGATGATATCGGCTTGCCGCGCCTGGAACGAGTCCTGCAGGAATGCCCGGAGACGGTCTTCATCGGCCACGCGATGGCGTTCTGGGCCGAGGTTGCGTCGAACGTCGAAGAGGAAACGCGCGGCGGGTATCCGAAAGGCCCCGTCGCCGGTCCGGGGCGAGTGCCGGGGCTTCTCAAGGAATACTCCAACCTGTACGGCGATCTCTCCGCCGGCAGCGGATTCAACGCCATCAGCCGTGATCCCGAGTTCGGCTGCCGCTTCCTGGAGGACCATCAGGACAGGCTGCTCTTCGGCACGGATATCTGCAACGTTAACCAGGAGGTCCCGATAGTTCCGTGGCTCAACGAGGCGCGCGATGCAGGACGCATCTCGCCGACGTGCTATGAAAAGCTCGTGCGGGGAAACGCCACTCAGCTATTGGGTCTTGAGTAA
- a CDS encoding dihydrodipicolinate synthase family protein, which translates to CTKHAVALTKAAASAGYDAVMVVAPYYSRPTQEGLRLHFEQVAAAADLPVMLYNIPLFAGANIAPETVAVLAKIPNVVAIKEEAGINPLQTSDFVLGTPDGFEVYCGDDTMALQVLTQGGVGVVSGGSHVVGDMMREAIDAFLAGEVAKATEIHLKLYPFFKALLGEGRINPIPLVREAVSLTWQPIGPPRLPQTPASDAEREMLVRVLAELGKL; encoded by the coding sequence CTGCACCAAGCACGCCGTCGCGCTGACCAAGGCCGCCGCCAGCGCCGGCTACGATGCGGTGATGGTCGTCGCGCCGTATTACTCGCGCCCGACGCAGGAGGGACTGCGCCTGCACTTCGAGCAAGTAGCCGCCGCCGCCGATCTGCCGGTGATGCTGTACAACATCCCGCTCTTCGCGGGCGCCAACATCGCGCCGGAGACGGTCGCGGTTCTGGCGAAGATCCCGAACGTCGTCGCGATCAAGGAAGAGGCGGGCATCAACCCGCTCCAGACCTCGGATTTCGTCCTCGGCACGCCGGACGGGTTCGAGGTGTACTGCGGCGACGACACGATGGCGCTGCAGGTCCTGACGCAGGGCGGGGTCGGCGTCGTCAGCGGCGGGTCGCACGTCGTGGGCGACATGATGCGCGAGGCGATTGACGCCTTTCTCGCCGGCGAGGTGGCGAAGGCGACGGAGATACACCTCAAGCTGTATCCCTTCTTCAAGGCGCTGTTGGGCGAGGGGCGGATCAACCCGATTCCGCTCGTGCGCGAGGCGGTGAGCCTGACGTGGCAGCCCATCGGGCCGCCGCGCCTGCCGCAGACACCGGCCTCGGATGCCGAACGCGAAATGTTGGTGCGCGTGCTCGCGGAGCTGGGGAAGCTCTGA